The Enterococcus sp. 7F3_DIV0205 genome has a window encoding:
- the murC gene encoding UDP-N-acetylmuramate--L-alanine ligase: protein MSNQENKLHHFVGIKGSGMSSLALVLFEKGYQVQGSDVDEYFFTQRDLEKAGITILPFNADNITKDMTVIAGNAFPDTHEELVRAKELGAEIIRYHDFIGRFIQPYTSVAVTGSHGKTSTTGLLSHVLTGIAPTSYLIGDGTGHGDPNAEFFAFEACEYRRHFLAYSPDYAIMTNIDFDHPDYFKSIEDVFSAFQTMAEQVKKGIFAYGDDKYLRQLKTDVPVYYYGLAQDDDIQAKNIERTTQGSSFDVYHHDTFVGHFVLPAFGQHNIMNALGVIAVAYFEKLDMKKVAEEMLTFEGVKRRFTEKKVSDMIIVDDYAHHPTEIIATIDGARQKYPDKEIIAVFQPHTFTRTIALMDEFAEALDLADAVYLCDIFGSAREQQGDVKIEDLGNKIQKGGQVIKEDNVSPLLDHENAVMVFMGAGDVQKFEQAYETLLSNTTRSVL from the coding sequence ATGAGCAATCAAGAAAATAAATTACATCATTTTGTTGGGATCAAAGGATCTGGAATGAGTTCATTGGCACTCGTATTGTTTGAAAAAGGCTATCAAGTGCAAGGATCCGATGTAGATGAATATTTCTTCACACAACGTGATTTGGAAAAAGCTGGTATTACTATTTTACCGTTTAATGCTGATAATATTACAAAAGATATGACTGTTATTGCAGGAAATGCATTTCCTGACACTCATGAAGAATTGGTACGTGCAAAAGAATTAGGAGCCGAAATTATTCGTTATCACGATTTTATTGGCCGTTTTATTCAACCTTATACAAGTGTTGCTGTAACGGGTTCTCATGGGAAAACAAGCACAACTGGGTTACTTTCCCATGTGTTGACAGGGATTGCACCAACAAGTTATTTGATCGGTGATGGAACGGGTCATGGTGATCCAAATGCTGAATTTTTTGCTTTTGAAGCGTGCGAGTATCGCCGTCATTTTCTAGCATATTCACCAGATTACGCAATCATGACGAATATTGATTTTGATCATCCTGATTATTTTAAGAGTATTGAAGATGTATTCTCGGCTTTTCAAACTATGGCTGAGCAAGTAAAAAAAGGGATTTTTGCTTATGGTGATGATAAATATTTACGTCAATTAAAAACGGATGTCCCAGTTTATTATTATGGATTAGCACAGGATGATGATATTCAAGCTAAAAACATTGAGCGGACAACACAAGGATCTTCTTTTGATGTTTATCACCATGACACATTTGTTGGGCACTTTGTCTTACCTGCTTTTGGGCAACATAATATCATGAATGCATTAGGTGTGATTGCTGTAGCTTATTTTGAAAAGTTAGATATGAAAAAAGTGGCTGAGGAAATGCTGACATTTGAAGGTGTCAAACGTCGTTTTACAGAGAAAAAAGTTTCTGACATGATCATTGTTGATGATTATGCACATCATCCAACTGAAATTATTGCAACGATCGATGGTGCTCGTCAAAAGTATCCTGATAAAGAAATCATTGCTGTTTTTCAACCGCACACATTCACTCGTACTATTGCATTGATGGATGAATTTGCTGAGGCGTTGGATTTAGCGGATGCTGTTTATCTTTGTGATATTTTTGGATCTGCCAGAGAACAACAGGGCGATGTGAAAATCGAGGATTTAGGAAATAAAATTCAAAAAGGCGGCCAAGTTATAAAAGAAGATAATGTGTCTCCGCTTTTAGACCATGAAAATGCTGTGATGGTCTTCATGGGAGCTGGAGATGTTCAAAAATTTGAACAGGCTTATGAAACGCTATTAAGCAACACAACTAGAAGTGTTCTATAA
- the asnS gene encoding asparagine--tRNA ligase, producing MEQIQIIDSKNHVGETVKIGAWIANKRSSGKIAFLQLRDGTAYFQGIVVKSEVPEEVFQLAKSLTQETSVWITGEIREDSRSKFGYEIGVTGIEVIGESHEYPITPKEHGTDFLMDHRHLWLRSSRQHAIMQIRNEIIRATYEFFNNNNFVKIDPPILTASTAEGTTDLFETNYFDQKAYLSQSGQLYMEAAALAFGKVFSFGPTFRAEKSKTRRHLIEFWMIEPEMAFMHQEESLEVQEQYVAFLVQSVLDNCDHALDVLERDREVLKKYTQLPFPRISYDEAVELLKKNGFDDIEWGDDFGSPHETFIANSFDRPVFILNYPKAIKAFYMKPHPTRDDVVICADMIAPEGYGEIIGGSERAIDHDYLLEQIRNHNLDEKEYSWYLDLRRYGSVPHSGFGLGLERTVTWLAGIEHVREASPFPRLLNRIYP from the coding sequence GTGGAACAAATTCAAATTATTGATTCAAAAAATCATGTAGGGGAAACAGTAAAAATAGGAGCTTGGATCGCTAACAAACGTTCAAGTGGAAAAATTGCGTTTTTACAATTACGTGATGGAACAGCTTATTTTCAAGGGATTGTAGTAAAAAGTGAAGTCCCAGAAGAAGTCTTTCAATTAGCGAAAAGCTTAACACAAGAAACATCAGTTTGGATTACTGGTGAAATCAGAGAAGACAGCCGCTCAAAATTTGGTTATGAAATTGGTGTTACAGGGATCGAAGTAATTGGTGAAAGTCATGAGTACCCAATTACACCTAAAGAACATGGCACAGACTTTTTAATGGATCATCGTCATTTATGGTTGCGTTCTTCACGTCAACATGCAATCATGCAAATTCGTAATGAAATTATTCGTGCAACCTATGAATTTTTCAATAACAATAATTTTGTTAAAATCGATCCACCTATTTTAACTGCCAGTACAGCAGAAGGTACAACTGATCTATTTGAAACAAATTATTTTGATCAAAAAGCCTATTTATCTCAAAGTGGACAATTATACATGGAGGCAGCAGCCTTAGCGTTTGGTAAAGTGTTCTCATTTGGACCAACATTTAGAGCGGAAAAATCAAAAACGCGTCGTCACTTGATCGAGTTTTGGATGATTGAACCAGAAATGGCCTTCATGCATCAAGAAGAAAGTTTAGAAGTCCAAGAACAATACGTAGCGTTCTTAGTTCAAAGTGTACTGGACAATTGTGATCACGCATTAGACGTGTTAGAACGTGATAGAGAAGTCTTGAAAAAATATACGCAATTACCATTCCCGCGTATTTCATATGATGAAGCAGTTGAATTATTGAAGAAAAATGGGTTTGATGATATTGAATGGGGCGATGATTTTGGTTCGCCGCATGAAACGTTTATCGCCAACTCATTTGACCGACCAGTTTTCATTTTGAACTATCCAAAAGCGATCAAAGCTTTCTACATGAAACCACATCCAACTCGTGACGATGTTGTGATTTGTGCGGATATGATCGCACCAGAAGGCTACGGCGAAATCATCGGCGGTTCTGAAAGAGCTATTGACCATGATTACTTATTGGAACAAATTCGTAACCACAATCTAGATGAAAAAGAATATTCTTGGTATTTAGATTTACGTCGTTACGGTTCCGTTCCACACTCAGGCTTTGGACTAGGATTAGAGCGTACCGTTACATGGTTGGCAGGCATTGAACATGTTCGTGAAGCAAGTCCATTCCCACGTTTGTTGAACCGTATTTACCCATAG
- a CDS encoding pyridoxal phosphate-dependent aminotransferase — MEISNRAQKLEPSVTLAAAAKANALKASGKDVLSLTVGEPDFTTPKNIQKAAIQAIESGKASYYTPSAGIKELREAVVKHIKTYYQLDYQANNVIVTDGAKFALYLLFQAVLNPNDEVIIPVPYWVSYGEQVKLAEGVPVFISCAQEKEFKVTVEQLEEARTDKTKLLILNSPSNPTGMIYSEAELRKIGEWAVLNDVLIVSDDIYGRLVYNGATFTPIATVSEAIKKQTIIINGVSKSYAMTGWRIGYAVGDETIISAMNDIASQSTSNPTAVSQYAAIEALVGEQDTVETMRKAFEARLNEIYPLFAALPGFKLEKPHGAFYLFPNIKETLTMCGYTDVTKWVDDLLAEAQVALVTGAGFGAPENVRISYATDLDTLKEAVKRIAAFIEKKSTK; from the coding sequence ATGGAAATATCGAATCGAGCACAAAAATTAGAACCCTCTGTTACGCTAGCTGCTGCCGCTAAAGCCAATGCGTTAAAAGCTTCCGGCAAAGATGTTTTAAGTTTAACAGTTGGTGAACCAGATTTTACTACACCTAAAAATATACAGAAAGCGGCAATTCAAGCGATCGAAAGTGGAAAAGCTAGCTATTATACGCCATCAGCAGGTATCAAAGAGTTACGTGAAGCTGTAGTAAAACATATCAAAACATATTATCAACTGGATTATCAAGCAAATAATGTGATCGTGACAGATGGCGCCAAATTTGCGTTATATCTCCTTTTTCAAGCGGTATTAAATCCAAATGACGAAGTGATCATTCCAGTCCCTTACTGGGTAAGCTATGGGGAACAAGTTAAATTAGCTGAAGGTGTACCTGTTTTTATCTCATGTGCTCAGGAAAAAGAATTTAAAGTGACTGTAGAACAATTAGAAGAAGCTAGAACGGATAAGACGAAATTATTGATTTTAAATTCTCCTTCCAATCCTACAGGAATGATTTATTCTGAAGCTGAATTGCGTAAAATTGGTGAATGGGCGGTACTAAATGATGTCTTGATCGTATCAGATGATATTTATGGTAGACTTGTTTATAATGGCGCTACCTTTACACCGATTGCGACAGTGTCTGAAGCAATCAAAAAACAAACGATCATTATCAACGGAGTTTCTAAAAGCTATGCCATGACAGGCTGGCGTATCGGTTATGCGGTGGGGGATGAAACAATCATTTCGGCAATGAATGATATCGCATCACAATCAACAAGTAATCCCACAGCTGTTAGCCAATATGCGGCAATCGAAGCTTTAGTTGGCGAGCAAGACACGGTTGAAACCATGAGAAAAGCTTTTGAAGCACGATTAAATGAGATTTATCCGTTGTTTGCAGCGTTGCCTGGATTCAAATTGGAAAAACCGCACGGTGCATTTTACCTATTTCCAAATATCAAAGAAACATTAACGATGTGCGGCTATACAGATGTCACTAAATGGGTGGATGATTTATTAGCAGAAGCACAAGTTGCACTTGTAACAGGTGCGGGGTTTGGCGCTCCAGAAAATGTTCGGATCAGTTATGCAACGGATTTAGATACATTAAAAGAAGCAGTTAAACGGATTGCAGCATTCATCGAAAAAAAATCAACGAAGTAA
- a CDS encoding DUF5590 domain-containing protein: MQEQEDQRESRKTKILISVIAFLLVIIVMITIFYIRSTHPRTQAKREATEIAKEYAHLETVDNFYWFTRKETYFSVTGKDDKGESLVVIIPKSGEKVTVLNQKDGVEEGHIRQIIETDYKEKDIQKISLGLYNDKPTWEVITKNDDGSLNYYLLSFEKAEEIMVIKNV; the protein is encoded by the coding sequence TTGCAAGAACAAGAAGATCAACGTGAATCAAGGAAAACCAAGATCCTAATAAGTGTCATTGCGTTTTTATTAGTGATTATTGTGATGATAACTATTTTTTATATTCGTTCAACACATCCACGAACACAGGCGAAAAGAGAAGCAACAGAAATTGCAAAAGAATATGCACATTTGGAAACCGTCGATAATTTTTACTGGTTTACTAGAAAAGAAACCTATTTCAGTGTGACAGGTAAAGATGATAAAGGAGAATCACTGGTCGTAATCATTCCTAAATCAGGAGAAAAAGTCACTGTCCTAAATCAAAAAGACGGCGTAGAAGAAGGACATATCCGCCAGATCATTGAAACAGATTACAAAGAAAAAGATATCCAAAAAATCAGTTTAGGACTGTATAATGATAAACCTACGTGGGAAGTCATTACAAAAAATGATGATGGATCATTAAATTACTATTTATTATCATTTGAAAAAGCTGAAGAGATCATGGTCATTAAAAATGTCTGA
- a CDS encoding helicase C-terminal domain-containing protein, producing MRKKQTYAVVDLETTGTDPMVDRIIQFGCVLIQDGEIISRFATDINPNQAISKQIQQLTGISNARVQKAPYFEDVALTIYNLLADTVFVAHNIYFDYSFLTQELIRCGTPKLKIPGIDTVELAQIFLPTEKSFRLGDLSESLGLIHDNPHQADSDAQVTAELLLLIEAKMRRLPLITMETIDQLSQQTGMDTSSYIHHIYEEMKQTIQPLAKEQHVVSGIALRRKEVPLFEEKLYGKPIFPQKKKAKEKVFSNVIGYRSEQSRMMNLVYDHFTKDETKNLFIEAATGTGKTLGYLFPLSYLATPENPVIISTVSIVLQNQLTEKDIPLANQICPKPIKAVIIKSHRHYIDLQRFKATLKNPVQQKQYALYQMGVLVWLVDTETGDLDELQLTNFNHVFWRDVAHRGIDFLSDQDSLYQEDFVRFLYKKVRQSNVLIVNHAFLAQETLREIPLLPKSSYLIIDEAHHLPDIAGKIANRQFNYVSFKKQANLYLEEDQLFDQVNQIFKSETQEQRLLRIYSKALNDLVEEFSDLFYELNQLFQNEKQPNLEAVLLTKPLFDHLSLNGETSIQKIEVLLTEMQEIQTRLQQSIVEQLEKYTASERIIFVSLLQFFERIVFLYECFDIYVNEWHPRWIKEYSSTPQGYGLLAINDLEASILPETTWYDRYQRILYTGGTLKFGNDKKYLPNKLGLTDVLFKTLPDPYDYEQNARLYIPSEAITISQANPAEFSAYIASVIQELSQEQDRSVLVLFTSHEILSSVYYRLHPHFLNVGRELLAQGISGSREKILKRFAHSKNSVLLGADSFWEGVDLPGEALSLLIVTRLPFENPKRPFVKARYDYLEEKGINPFTHEALPKAALRLRQALGRLIRSDGDKGALVVLDRRLVTAKYGKRMLKALPKDLTVKEETLEEITSELKEFLNK from the coding sequence ATGAGGAAAAAACAGACATATGCAGTAGTTGATCTAGAAACAACTGGGACCGATCCAATGGTTGACCGGATTATTCAATTCGGCTGTGTATTGATCCAAGATGGAGAAATCATTTCCCGTTTTGCGACAGACATCAATCCAAATCAGGCCATTTCTAAACAGATTCAACAACTTACTGGCATCAGCAATGCCCGTGTTCAAAAAGCACCGTATTTTGAGGATGTCGCGTTAACGATTTACAATTTGCTGGCTGATACTGTATTTGTTGCTCATAATATCTATTTTGATTATTCTTTTTTAACACAGGAATTGATCCGTTGTGGTACGCCAAAACTAAAAATTCCCGGAATAGATACAGTTGAGCTGGCTCAGATTTTTTTACCGACAGAAAAAAGCTTCCGTTTAGGTGACTTGTCTGAAAGTTTAGGGTTGATCCATGATAATCCTCACCAAGCAGATAGTGATGCCCAAGTAACGGCAGAACTTTTACTTTTGATCGAAGCCAAAATGCGTCGCTTGCCGCTGATCACAATGGAAACAATTGACCAGTTGAGTCAACAAACAGGTATGGATACTAGCTCTTATATTCATCATATCTATGAAGAAATGAAACAAACTATTCAACCTTTAGCAAAAGAACAACATGTAGTTTCTGGAATTGCATTAAGAAGAAAAGAAGTGCCACTATTTGAAGAAAAATTATACGGAAAGCCTATTTTTCCGCAAAAGAAAAAGGCCAAAGAAAAAGTTTTTTCAAATGTAATCGGCTATCGCTCAGAACAAAGCCGCATGATGAACTTAGTATATGATCATTTTACAAAAGATGAAACTAAAAATTTATTTATTGAAGCAGCTACTGGAACAGGAAAAACATTAGGCTATTTATTCCCGCTAAGTTATTTAGCAACACCAGAAAATCCAGTTATTATTAGTACTGTTTCGATTGTTTTACAAAATCAATTGACTGAAAAAGATATTCCGTTAGCCAATCAAATTTGCCCTAAACCGATCAAAGCAGTGATTATCAAAAGCCATCGTCATTATATCGATTTGCAGCGGTTTAAAGCGACACTGAAGAATCCTGTGCAGCAAAAACAATATGCTTTGTATCAGATGGGGGTTTTAGTTTGGCTGGTAGACACTGAGACTGGCGATCTTGATGAATTACAACTGACAAATTTTAATCATGTTTTTTGGCGTGATGTCGCACATCGCGGGATTGATTTTTTATCTGATCAAGATTCGCTGTACCAAGAAGATTTTGTGCGTTTTCTTTATAAAAAAGTTCGACAAAGTAATGTACTGATCGTTAATCATGCATTTTTGGCACAAGAAACCCTTAGAGAAATCCCGCTGTTACCTAAAAGTTCGTATTTGATCATTGATGAAGCACACCATTTACCAGATATTGCTGGGAAAATTGCGAATCGTCAGTTTAACTATGTTTCATTTAAAAAACAGGCAAATCTTTATCTGGAAGAAGACCAGTTGTTTGATCAAGTCAATCAAATTTTTAAATCAGAAACACAAGAACAGCGACTATTACGTATTTACTCTAAAGCGCTAAATGATTTAGTAGAAGAATTTAGTGATTTATTCTATGAACTAAACCAGCTGTTTCAAAATGAAAAACAACCCAATTTAGAGGCCGTTTTGTTAACGAAACCATTGTTCGATCATTTGTCTTTAAATGGAGAAACGTCAATTCAAAAAATCGAAGTTCTTTTAACTGAAATGCAGGAAATTCAAACTAGATTACAGCAGTCGATTGTTGAACAACTAGAAAAGTATACAGCGTCTGAGCGGATTATATTTGTCAGTCTATTGCAATTTTTTGAACGCATCGTATTTTTGTATGAATGTTTTGATATTTATGTCAATGAATGGCATCCGCGCTGGATCAAAGAATACAGCTCGACACCTCAAGGCTATGGGTTACTTGCAATCAATGATTTAGAAGCAAGTATTTTACCTGAAACAACTTGGTATGATCGGTATCAACGGATTTTATACACGGGTGGAACGTTAAAATTTGGTAATGATAAGAAGTATTTGCCAAATAAATTGGGTTTGACAGATGTTTTGTTTAAAACATTGCCTGATCCTTATGATTATGAGCAAAATGCTCGCTTGTATATTCCTTCAGAAGCCATTACGATCAGCCAGGCCAATCCTGCAGAATTTTCCGCATATATTGCCTCTGTGATCCAAGAATTATCACAAGAGCAAGATCGTTCTGTACTGGTATTATTTACGTCACATGAGATTTTATCTAGTGTTTATTATCGTTTGCATCCTCATTTTTTAAATGTTGGGAGAGAGCTTTTAGCACAAGGAATCAGTGGTAGCCGAGAAAAAATCTTGAAACGTTTTGCTCATTCAAAAAATAGTGTGTTATTGGGCGCTGACAGTTTTTGGGAAGGCGTCGATTTGCCTGGAGAAGCATTATCACTGTTGATTGTGACACGTTTACCATTTGAAAATCCTAAACGACCTTTCGTCAAAGCACGTTATGATTACCTTGAAGAAAAAGGAATCAATCCTTTTACTCATGAGGCTTTACCAAAAGCAGCACTACGGTTGCGTCAAGCTTTAGGACGTTTGATTCGCTCTGATGGTGACAAAGGAGCATTAGTTGTTTTGGACAGACGTTTGGTGACGGCAAAATACGGTAAGCGCATGTTAAAAGCATTACCAAAAGATTTAACAGTAAAAGAAGAAACATTAGAGGAAATAACGTCAGAGCTAAAAGAATTTTTAAATAAATAA
- a CDS encoding VOC family protein encodes MKQSIVHIALVIEDYDEAIAFYTQKLHFTLIEDTYQPEQDKRWVVVSPPNSKGTTILLAKASKPIQRDFIGNQAGGRVFLFLGTDDFYRDYKDMVANGIEFVRKPKEADYGIVAVFKDLYGNLWDLVQFNEQHPMSGRI; translated from the coding sequence ATGAAACAATCGATTGTACACATTGCATTAGTTATCGAAGATTATGACGAAGCAATAGCGTTTTACACTCAAAAACTTCATTTCACTTTAATAGAAGACACATATCAGCCAGAACAAGACAAGAGATGGGTAGTAGTCTCTCCTCCCAATTCAAAAGGAACGACAATTTTATTAGCAAAAGCGTCGAAACCAATTCAGCGTGATTTTATTGGAAATCAAGCAGGCGGACGAGTATTTTTATTTTTAGGTACCGACGATTTTTATAGAGATTACAAGGACATGGTCGCAAATGGAATTGAATTTGTTAGAAAACCTAAAGAAGCTGACTATGGAATTGTGGCTGTTTTTAAAGATCTATATGGTAATTTATGGGATTTAGTACAGTTTAATGAACAACATCCAATGAGTGGGCGAATATAG
- a CDS encoding YcjF family protein gives MKKIFKKKSTESKNSRLKKSLGHEKQQEKKIAHLENKADEKEFDSFFSEVIKKFPEKTSSIILASYGKSKEQAEKILAKSKSQFDSIFDEFLKGVDAETRKKCHTTIHAASLTAAIIGCSPIPFSDALLLVPVQLTMMARLHKIFGQSWSESMGKSLGKEIVVVGLGKSAVGNIIKFIPAVGTVAGAAINATVASTITETLGWVTVKMLNDGEDIFEQTMTFKGQFQTLFKAVQNSSKKTK, from the coding sequence ATGAAAAAAATTTTTAAGAAAAAGTCTACAGAGAGCAAAAATTCACGTTTAAAAAAATCATTAGGGCATGAAAAGCAACAAGAGAAAAAAATTGCTCATTTGGAAAATAAAGCAGATGAGAAAGAGTTTGATTCTTTTTTCTCTGAGGTGATAAAAAAATTTCCTGAAAAAACATCATCAATTATCCTCGCAAGTTATGGAAAATCAAAAGAGCAAGCTGAGAAAATTTTAGCTAAAAGTAAAAGTCAATTTGATAGTATCTTCGATGAGTTTTTAAAAGGAGTGGACGCGGAAACCCGTAAAAAGTGTCATACAACGATTCATGCTGCTTCCTTAACGGCTGCGATTATAGGGTGCTCACCGATTCCTTTTTCAGACGCATTATTACTAGTTCCAGTTCAATTAACAATGATGGCTCGTCTACATAAAATATTTGGGCAATCATGGTCTGAGAGCATGGGGAAAAGCTTGGGTAAGGAAATTGTCGTTGTTGGTTTGGGTAAAAGTGCCGTTGGTAATATAATAAAATTTATTCCTGCAGTAGGAACTGTAGCGGGGGCTGCAATTAATGCGACTGTTGCAAGTACAATTACAGAAACACTAGGATGGGTGACTGTCAAAATGTTAAATGATGGCGAAGATATTTTTGAGCAAACGATGACATTTAAAGGTCAATTTCAAACATTGTTTAAAGCTGTACAAAATTCTAGTAAAAAAACAAAATAA
- a CDS encoding amino acid permease, with protein sequence MEQKQLRWFTVGLIAFNMVWGLGNVVNNYAQQGISVVTSWILILVLYFIPYALIVGQLGSTFKDSSGGVSSWVQNTSTKRLAYYAAWTYWVVHIPYLAQKPQLVLIAFGWAIQGNGDIVNNFSVVGITLISLAIFLIFLLLSTKGLMTLKVIGGMAGTAIFVMSMLFILLAVGAPMMNSTVEFATPHMDKISTYIPKFDFSYFTTVSMLVFAVGGAEKISPYVNSMRNPAKEFPKGMIFLAAMVGVSAVLGSFAMGMLFASNNIPEDLMANGAYTAFQLLGEYYGVGNLLMIIYAITNGIGQISALAFSIDAPLQILLADADPDYVPAALRKRSKKGTLINGYLLTGVLVSIIIVLPMFGIDNIKELVKWLTNLNSVVMPMRYLWVFFAYMMLNKAYKNYTSEYKFIKNPKIAFAFGLWCFLFTAFACILGMVPKVDFAADPKAWFFQLASNIITPVVLILLGMILPALARRDKKKAQIN encoded by the coding sequence ATGGAACAAAAGCAATTGCGATGGTTTACCGTTGGTCTGATCGCTTTCAACATGGTTTGGGGCTTAGGTAATGTCGTGAATAACTATGCACAACAAGGAATTTCTGTTGTGACATCATGGATTTTAATTTTGGTCTTATATTTTATTCCCTATGCGTTGATTGTGGGACAACTTGGCTCAACTTTCAAAGATAGTAGCGGTGGAGTTAGTTCGTGGGTTCAAAATACAAGTACAAAACGTTTAGCTTATTATGCGGCTTGGACGTATTGGGTTGTACATATCCCTTATTTAGCTCAAAAACCCCAATTAGTGTTGATCGCTTTTGGTTGGGCGATTCAAGGAAATGGTGATATTGTTAATAATTTTTCAGTCGTTGGGATTACATTAATTTCTTTAGCTATTTTCTTAATATTTTTACTATTATCGACAAAAGGTCTAATGACTTTAAAAGTCATTGGTGGAATGGCTGGAACAGCAATTTTTGTAATGTCTATGCTATTTATCCTATTAGCAGTTGGTGCACCAATGATGAATTCAACTGTTGAATTTGCAACACCTCATATGGATAAAATCAGTACGTATATTCCTAAATTCGATTTTAGTTATTTTACGACGGTCTCCATGCTCGTGTTTGCAGTTGGTGGAGCGGAGAAAATTTCACCTTATGTAAACTCAATGAGAAATCCAGCTAAAGAATTTCCAAAGGGAATGATTTTCTTAGCAGCAATGGTTGGGGTATCAGCTGTTTTAGGTTCATTTGCGATGGGTATGTTGTTTGCAAGTAACAATATTCCAGAAGATTTAATGGCAAATGGTGCTTATACGGCCTTCCAACTGTTAGGTGAGTATTATGGTGTCGGTAACTTACTGATGATCATCTATGCGATCACAAACGGTATCGGACAAATTTCAGCATTGGCCTTCTCGATCGATGCGCCACTACAAATTCTTTTAGCTGATGCAGATCCAGATTACGTACCGGCAGCGTTACGTAAGAGAAGTAAAAAGGGAACATTAATTAATGGCTATTTGTTAACAGGTGTTTTAGTCAGTATTATTATTGTCTTACCGATGTTTGGTATCGACAATATCAAAGAGTTAGTGAAATGGTTGACTAACTTAAATTCTGTTGTAATGCCAATGCGTTATCTATGGGTATTCTTTGCCTATATGATGTTGAATAAGGCGTATAAAAATTATACGTCTGAATACAAATTTATTAAAAATCCTAAAATCGCTTTTGCCTTCGGGTTATGGTGTTTCTTGTTTACAGCCTTTGCTTGTATTTTAGGTATGGTACCAAAAGTTGATTTTGCAGCAGATCCAAAAGCGTGGTTCTTCCAATTAGCTTCTAATATCATTACACCAGTTGTATTGATTTTATTAGGGATGATTCTACCAGCTTTGGCTCGTCGTGATAAAAAGAAAGCACAAATCAATTAG
- a CDS encoding ABC transporter permease: MSELIKNEWEKLIKKKSSWIMWLILVVLTFAITLLVRSTTKAQSGEVMMKANDLFASLTEMTSFLNLFVVVVAASIVAEEFSRGTIKFLLIRPFTRSQILLSKFIVCVIYSVIGTIILYLSSLISANLLLSSQSPLAVVKGYHGWNALTVAGAYAGANLLLLLLYITITLFISAAIRSQSLAVGVGLGVLFGSSIINSFLNVVIPKYQWLKWNPFNMLNIKNTIMENKEAAASYPGYLNFWQMAGGILVYSIAIYLVMQLLFKKRDVSLS, from the coding sequence ATGAGTGAATTGATAAAGAATGAATGGGAAAAGCTAATCAAGAAGAAATCCTCTTGGATCATGTGGCTCATATTAGTTGTCCTGACTTTTGCAATTACATTATTGGTAAGATCAACTACTAAGGCGCAAAGTGGTGAAGTTATGATGAAAGCAAATGATTTATTTGCAAGTTTGACTGAAATGACTTCATTTCTAAATTTATTTGTTGTGGTCGTTGCGGCATCCATCGTAGCAGAAGAATTTAGTCGTGGAACAATCAAATTTTTGTTGATTCGTCCATTTACAAGAAGCCAGATTCTACTCTCAAAATTTATCGTTTGTGTAATCTACAGTGTGATTGGCACGATCATTTTATATCTGAGTAGTTTGATTTCTGCCAATTTATTATTAAGTAGCCAATCACCCTTAGCGGTTGTTAAAGGGTATCACGGTTGGAATGCATTGACGGTCGCAGGTGCTTATGCCGGTGCTAATCTATTGTTGCTTCTTTTATATATCACAATCACATTATTCATATCGGCTGCGATTCGTTCGCAAAGCTTAGCGGTCGGCGTTGGTTTAGGTGTTTTGTTTGGTAGTAGTATTATTAATTCTTTTTTGAATGTTGTTATACCTAAATATCAATGGTTGAAGTGGAACCCATTCAATATGCTGAACATTAAAAATACAATCATGGAAAATAAGGAAGCTGCTGCTAGTTATCCAGGCTACTTGAATTTTTGGCAGATGGCTGGAGGTATTTTAGTGTATAGCATTGCCATTTATCTAGTAATGCAGTTATTATTTAAGAAGCGGGATGTTTCGTTGAGCTAG